In the genome of Mangifera indica cultivar Alphonso chromosome 9, CATAS_Mindica_2.1, whole genome shotgun sequence, the window ACTTTGCCTGGTTTCTTTCAACAATGCGCAATAGATCTTTCTTCACATCCATTAATTGTTGAACGGtatcaaaagataattttaaataaaaattgcgCAATCCAGACAAATGATTTTTCTGTACCAAGAGCAGAAGAAACAATCAGATATTCATTTAAAGCAGTACATGCTGAACAATTACACAAACACAAGACTGAACAGCTACATTATTCCAGAAAATAACCATGAAAATGGCTTAATCAGTCTAGACAAACCTGATATGATAGACACAAGTACAACCACAGAAAAGAAAGTTATTTACTCCCTAATCGACCACCTCAGTTGCCTATCTATCAGTGCAAACTTATAGAATTTCAATTAGTGTACTTATTCATAATGGGAATTCGTTCACATATGTCAATTCTTTCATGCAAACTCATGATATTCAAATCTTGaatggaaattttaatttgaaaatcaagCATCATTTGTCCACCATAATAGAAGcttttcaaaaaaattgtattGATTTGTCCTTCAAGCTTCCACATTCAAAACAGCGCATTGACAAGATTTGATACGTGAAAGAGCAACAAACTTTGTCATGTTGGGAAAACAAAACTTACCAGATCAAGGTCCTCTTTATCCACAATTTCAATATCAGCAATCTGACTTTCATAGAGTCGCCTCAAATATGCGTCAACATCCATTTCCATTTTGTCCTGTAATAAGTTTATCATTGTAGGGTTATCATCAATACCATCTACTTAAAGCTATTTATTGTACAAACATTAAAAAGATtcgttcaaattaaaaataatgattatacCTTCGTTGCTGCATAAAAATATGGACGGAACTTGTACTTTGCCTTAAAAGTAGAACCATCCTACAATGCTTATACACTGTTAAATGATTTTACATGAATCACATCTATGAACTACCAcaaacacatgttttaaaaaacaatttatcatGAAACTGCCAAATGCTTTGCAGTAAAACAGAAGGAATTCACCTGAGAAACAAAATAGAGATCAACGCAACTGTAGACTTTGTGACTGTCTTCATCCTCATAAGATGACTGCAAATtacggttaaaaaaaaaacccaaataacAGCAATTAAACTGCAATtgtaaacaaattaattgatAACATTCATAAAGACAGttatatacaaaatcatatttaaatgctcctaaaaaatgaaatattaaaatatacccAAATGTATTGGTCAAACAAATGAATGAATTGGCTATTAAAAGGATCATTAATTGACTCACAGAAGCGAAAGTGAGTAGCCAACCGAGGCGCTTTTCGCCTTCCGAGAAGAGATCGTAGCCAAGCTTTGACTCAACCTCCTCTCCGGCGCTGCGAATCAGCTTCTGCTTCTTGGTGCGCCTAGGGTCTCGACGCTCCCATCTTCGACCGTCCATTGTTTCTGTTTACGTAGATAGGGTGTCTGCACAACCCTTGTGATCTGATTCTGATACTCACCGTGTCGCGCTATGAATGGAGGCGGGAGTATTTTCCCGCTCTTTTCAGTGACATTGCTTAATGACACATTTGCCCTTAGATTTGTGTGGACTTCAcattaactaataatatatatatacaaatttctGTATATAAACCAATAtacatgaaattaaaattatcataaattaaaattattattaaattaaaattaataatcgatgcataattttattgcatagcatatttttgatataatgtttataagaattttatttgtTCTCCCTCATCATGTTGtcctatttttgaatttgaacaaaaaaattatcataaaattaatgtaaataaaaaataaatttttatttttttatgaagaaaaaaatattatgctCTTTTCTACTGTGGAGATATAGTTTAGTTATGTCTTTTATCATAAtagattacttttttttttttcaatatataagggttttgatatgtttttagCCTAGTTTGTAGTGTGTGAAtttattatgtgtatttataattgtgaaaaataaatttaagattttttaaatatggacaatttcttttctacaattaatttataattatatttttatccaaaCTTGAGATAGGATTGCGAGTAAAAGTGCTAATAAATTCGATCGAGTCTAAGGATTGTATAATAATTGACCTTATGAATCGATTCAACTTATAAAAAACATGAAACTCAAAacttgatattatatataatataaagtctgagttttataatatcaaattgatgattaattttaataaaaattaatttttatattatagttattaattaattttttaataattatgaaaagaaTAATAACCTATTCACAAACCTAATATTCAGACCCAAATTTTGACAAGCCCATAGACCTTTCTGTTACTGTAGTAAACCGAGCCATTTTCCCGTGCTTAGGCCTGGCCGGCAACACCTATAATTGCGAGCATTGAAGCTAAAGAGGGACGACACTTACGCATGACGAGGGTTTAAATATTCATGTAACCAAACACTAAGCAGGACAGTATAGGGAAACAGAATTGAACGGTCAAGATTTGATCATGCTCAACCATCGTTCACAAACCAAAAACCctagctatatatataatacttgcATCACCATTGTCCTGTACAAACCCTAGAGAAGATTCAAGCTGTTGCTGTCGACGCcaatcttttcatcttttgcCCCTCCACTCTCAAGTATTGTCACTCTTTAACTCGCACATATTTATCTCTATGCTGTTTACGAGCGAGTAATTCTAATTTGATGCCATTCTGTTTTGTTTTGAGCAGAAATGAAGGTCGTCGCCGCATATTTGCTTGCCGTTTTGGGAGGCAACACCAGCCCAACGGCTAGTGATTTGAAGCATATTCTTGGATCAGGTACTTTTTGTGAATACTGCATAATATTTTCTATGGAGAAATTAATAgcagcataattttttttatctttttttttttagctaatGGTTTATGATTCAATTCATTCGTAATTATAATTTCGTATAACAGTGATGGCTGAACTGTTGTCAGTTATATAAACATGGTAGGGTAAATAGTTCAAGAATCtacttactaaaaaaaataattcaagaatCTGTAGAGCGCACCAGTTTATTGTTTCtttctattaaataaattttgggtAATTGGATTTAGTGTTGGTTAGCTTGAGAATGCTGTGTGTTTTTTCTCAAGAATTGTTTGAATATGGTTGAAGCCAAAAATGTTAATCTATATGTATAATGTTTATTAAAACACAATAAACACCATTGTCAGATctgaattacaaaattttttaaatgtttatgcaaaattttttacCAATATTTGAAAACTGAAGCAGCCAAGATAAGTAATTTGCAAATGAAAAAATGTTCCTCTTTTAATTAAGATGATATTTTTGTTGGACATAGAACTTCAAAATGTTTCCCCTGGGATTATCTTAAAGACTAAATTGATGTTCAGTTTCTTGATGGAAGGATGGTTATTTGGCTGTTCTGTTTGGCAGTTGGAGCTGATGCTGATGACGAGAGGATAGAGTTGCTATTGTCTGAAGTCAAAGGCAAGGATATAACTGAGCTGATTGCATCTGGAAGGGAGAAGTTGGCATCAGTACCTtctggtggtggtggtgttgcAGTTGCAGCCTCTGCTGCTGGAGGAGGTGCTACCGCTGCTGCCCCTGCTGCTGAggcaaaggaagaaaagaaggtgGAAGAGAAGGAAGAGTCTGATGATGTAAGATACATTTCAATGAATAAGAGTTTTTGTCTGGCTTTAGTTTATTCAATATTACCTCATTTTTTTGTAACATAATTGGCGTTTAATAATAGTTTTGTCCGTTTTTGCCTGATACTTAATTTTCACCTTGTGCAGGATATGGGTTTCAGCCTCTTTGACTAAAATCAGAATACTGGTTTTGCAGTATGAAGGCTTTTTATCTTTGGTCATTAGTgcttttatttaaatgttacaAGTTTTTGGTCTGTAGTTGGATAAGGTTTTACCATTTTAGAGCTTGTTGTAACTCTTGGAAGTTTGGTTTAGTTAATGAATTGTGGTCAAACATTAAAGTTATAATTGTTACTTTTAAGCATGTTAAAATGATTTTGGAACTATTTTAAAGCAAGCCAATTTGAGAAATTATGGAGTTGCTGAAATGCTTTCACAGTGGCATTAATCTGATGCCTTTTTtggatatgaatttttttagtcTACAGCAACACATTGTGTTTAGGTTAATTGTGCTACTGTGCTAAACCTCTCTTGAATTAATTGTGATCATATCGTGAGATGTGCATGTCATTCCTTCTACATATGGAATGATGTAATGTCATGAATTTTTGGAACTCCCTCCAGGCATTCTATTCtaggatgaaaattttcaatgtacACGATTGATTTTGGTTTATGAAATTGTGTATGTACAAGATTGGTTTTGATTTATTGACTTACAAAAGGACAAGATTTGTTCTGATTTATTTACTTATGTAATAAAAAGATTGGCTTTGCTATAGAGCCAACCGAACACCACCACTAGAAGCACCATTACCATTGATGAGAATGTAATCCAGACTCTTAAGTTGGTTCACAAAGAAGTAATAATTTAGGCCTCATTCATCAGTGCATCCTTGCTTCTTATCTCTCCCTCAATAATCATAATTATGAAATTCATCATTTTGCGGCCGGCATGCAACGTTTAaacaaacaatcaaattaattcatGTGATCTCCCAACAAAGAGGAAAACATTTATTAggaggtaaattttttttagaagttaaattttttaaatatattatacattagATAAAGTGTAAattgtattcttttttcttagactaagttttgtttttctgaatttttctaattaagtttttaatgaaataatttaagtacgtttaatcttatttataagGGATTTTCAATTCTCTAATTTCAATCATCTTTTAGTTTCTTTGATTACCTACACAAGACATTTCTGTTAAACAAACATGTAAAACTAAATTACTTGATTTATAAGATATAGCATCTCAACACAACATGTAAAAAAGTACTTTAAAGTCCTTCTGTTGAAGGAGCCTGCATATTTAAAAGGAGGTTCAAACACACTGCGCAACAAAGGCACTACTGATGTTCTTCAGACACAAACATAAAGCAAAAAGATCCTCAAACAAACCATGACTTTAATtccatttattcatataaacttgTCCTTAAATTCCATTTCAAGCAGCTCCCCCTGCGCCATCCCTCCAATTCTCATAAGCCATGGCACATCTCTCCAGCTGTGTTAATTGCTCAAACATCAAAAAGAAATTGTTGGATGAATTCAAGTATCAAGATATATTCATTTCGCTAAACATGTGTATTTCCTAATTTAAACTATCCTtatgttttacaaaattatcgACAAGGAGAGAAACAAGTGATTGAATGGATTCCCCATGttcatatatacataaaagAACTGATAAAAGCATATTACCAGCAAAATATTCTTGAGAGTTAGGTACTCTTGCTTAACCAGTTCAAAAGTCTCTAGGCACCTAACAACATACACATAACATATATTAGGAAAATTATCAGAGAAATCAAGTTTAACAAGAGGATtaggaaaaataaatacaatataaaagtCTGTATTTATCTCCATATTACTCTAATGTGAAGAAGTTTGCTCACGAGACAAAGACACTTCTTACCTTGCCTTGTCTCTGGCATCAATAGCTTGTCTAACTTCACGACAAGCCGCAGCCATCAAGCAACCACCAATGCTGTAGTTTCAAATGGAATTAAACAGTGTAGGATCTATTAGGCAAGCAAGAGGGCAGAGGAGCCAAACTAGCTAGatatatatacatctaattaATGCATCAAATTTAGAAAGAACTTCAAATAATCGATTATAATCAATCAATTTGAGATTAATTTCTATATAGGATATGTCTTTTACCAGCTTCAACCGTGTTTTAGAACATATTGCTTTGTGGCATCCACATTGTGTCAACATGGAATTTCAACTTTATTAAGCCACAAGAGAGAGTTGGCATCAAGTATTAGCAACTAATACTAAGAACAAAGTACATATATATCATTTCTGAAACATCGTTAGGAGCAAAAAAATCATGTTGAAAACATCATAAGAACAATAGACTCCAAAAAAGAGGCATCAAATGTTGACtattaacttaatttattaGATATTGTCCAGATAGAGCCAAACAACCAAGATTTCGAGGAGCTGATTGCAAGtagttattataattaaattccaagatcaattaaaactaaaaagctTTAAAACTTGTACTAAAAAAGTATTAGTTATAAAAGATTGTTTCCAACATTTTTGTGAATGTAGACCACGCGATACTACTAGTGCGTGCTTCAAATATTGTGAATGTATACCACACGTTATTACTAGTGCGTGTTTCAAATATTGTGAATGTATACCACGCGCTACATCGATCATATACATATGCATATCAATACTATATATGTTGACAAAATCTTCACTTTCTcgtaatatacataatattacatgCAATTAGTAGTAACTAATTCATGCAAATGCATACAAATAAGTGATTTTCCCTTAGCTACTACATGTTTCGAAACCTACAGCACATGCAAACACACAAGGAATAATTTATCATTGAATGCTTCTAATCATTTCGGATATGTATCAAATTCCATGCATAGAGATAAAACAGAAGTTTCACAATTAATTGCATCCAAAAGGATGAAGTAAACAGTCAGATACTGATCAAAGTCCCATTATTCATATTGTAATTTGAAGACATTACCTTGCGCTCTTTCCTTGGAGCATCTGAAGATAGTCAGCTAAAGTTTCATAGTCCAGTTCGGGTTCAGTCCTGAAGATAGATGAAATACAACAATCATCATGAGAAAATCAATAGAAAAATTTACTTAGAATGAATTAAGACACCAAAAAAGGTGCACAATTTTATAAGTACATGAGTCTGGTTGTTTCTGTCATTGAAACATCGATATGATAGATGAACATAGTGAGCACTTCGCTTAGAACCAGATGATTCCCTTGAGCCTGAGTCCTCCTAACATTCTCAAAATTATGATCCAGAATACCCTGCAAGTAACAATAACTAAGTCAGAATAACAATCCATTAACATTAAATGAGAAGAATGCTCTTAAATTTATCCTTAATGGGTCATGTGTATATTGCATAAGTGCATATCCGAGTTCCTGATATAGAGAAATGAAAGCCACATAAAAGTTGCATACTGTTACAGTTTGGATAAACTACTTTTGAACAGGATTTAACAGAGTTGATTGATGGTGATTTCTTAAcacaacaaacaaaaacaaccaaacaGAGCAGAAtccagagaaaaaaagaaaagtaagcCACTGTACAACTGTTTGATAAATATGTCTTTCTTACACATATATAATAACAACTATACAAACTTCCAACATTCCAaatcaaaaacacaaaatgcAAATCCATAAAATAGActgcaaaacaataaaaatcttAAGGGAGAAAGATAAACGTAGAGTGGTGATATAAGAGGTGGTAAATAAGGTTGAAGGTGAAGTTGTGAAATGATGACCACCTGGTCATGCAAGAGGCGAAGGAAGTTCCCGGGAAGTTGTCCAACACCCACCATTGTGTTAACCTTTTTCCTTTGCTGAAACGGAAAGAAGAGAAGGTAggatgaaaagaaaaacaaaggaaaatgagaaaatgagagttagaaatgaagaagaagaagaacggAGGAGGATTTAAAGCAAAATGAAGGAGGAGATGTTACCACGTAGAAGCTGTACATAGTAATATTATAACTTAGACAGGTAAGGACTATAACCATTTTCATAACTGTATTCCACTCGCATTGTCACTGCACGCGCTTCCAATTTTTAAGACAAAGTATTGGTCAATGTTTACAGTtaaattacttaccaaaaaaatgtttactgttaaattaataattcattatgtTGCCAAAATTCTTCTGATGCTTCATATAAtgtaaaaatggaaaattaatttgagattatcCTACTGCCATCACTGCCAATTTCAAGTGTGGGTGAGATTCGAATCtagattttgtctttaaaaattttaatattttaatatttttattaactttaatatcattactattaattattttaatgttttaacggatattttatttcatatttcttatATGAACCACCGTTATATTAAactatgttatttattaaaaacataaatgaagttttcttttttgaattttgataattttgtatgGATGgctgatatttttaattttttatatatataaagaaatattgatattttaggtTAAACAAATGAATCTCGATAGATATTATTATATCtagagttagattcaaaccgggtttgagtttaaactcgatttaaatAGTTCGaaataagttaaactcaaataaatttgaacttgagcttgaacttaaaatttcaatattttcgaACTCAAACTTGGAGTATTTAGCTTGTCAAGCTCACGaactaaaatttttgatataaaacgacatcgttttgaccaatatatattaaaatgacatcattttaataatgaattagttaaaaactcgattcaagcttgaactcaagttttgagtttgagcttaattttatgcaaatcaaatcgaattcgaactcaatttgactcaaatttaaccTTAATTGTACCATATTTATCAACATTCTAATACTCAGCTGGAAGAAATTCTCTATTAACATATTTCAATGGTCACATTAACCATAAAAAACATAGTATGACTAGttgtacaaaatttttaaattatgtttcacttgaaaaacactatttttttaatttttataacttttttataatattattaataataaaatattttctattcgaaattttatctattttcatAACATTGTTTTTTCTAGATAATTACTAAAATTTCAAGACACGAACCTAGAAAGAAGCTAGTGTCTcccaacaaaaattatataattataattataattaatattcaaattagataaaaatctttataagttaaaattgaaaaaaaaaaaacatttcttttttGACTTTCTCcctattaatcaaaataacatttatattaaagattataacaaattaatcactcttttgttttcaaaattttgtttaagaaCTGTTAAACACATTTTTAAGGCTTCCAAAACTTGcaaacacaaaatttaattgttaaaaagaagaaacaaaaaacatttaaatctaaatttctTGACTTATAATATATGGCATCTCAACACAGGTAAATAGTACTTGAAAGTCCTTCTATTGAAGGAGCCTGCATACTTGATAAGAGCTTCAAACACATTGTGCAACAAAAGCACTAATGATGTTCAGACACAAACacaaagacaaaacaaagataTACTCAAACAAATTCCATCTccttaatttattcaaataaccaTAGCTTTAATTAATTCCCTTTATTGATATAGCCATGTCCCTCATTCCATTTCAAGCACATCTCTATGCGCCATTCCCCTGATTCTCATTGGGCATGTTAGGCACCTCCTGTGCCAGGATATATCTTGCTACCTGTATAAGTTgctcaaatattaaaaagagaaattttaagaTGAATTCAAGTGCTAGGGTATATTCATTTGGCTAAACATGTGTACTAGTCTTATACTGAGTGATTGGATTTGGATGGATTCTCTAtgtttatatacacataaaagaAATGATAGAAGCATATTACCCCCACAATATATTTGAAGGCGCTACGGAGAGTATGGTATTCTTGTTTAACCTGTTCAACAGTTTCTAGACACCTAATAGCATACACAACATATATCAGGAAAATTTAtcagaagaaaaattaatgcTCAAATTGGCTCAACATACAACAATCATGTTAATCTACTTTTAAAAAGCTTGCTCATAAGAGAGACACTTCTTACCTTGCCTTGTCCCGGGCATTGATAGCTTGTCGAGAGTTACGACAAGCTGCAGCCATCCGACAACCACCAATGCTGCAATTTCAAAGGCAGGAATTATGTATCAATGTGCCATTGCTAGTGTAATGGAATTAAACAATGAAGAATCTACTAGGCAAGAAAAATAGCAAGGGCCC includes:
- the LOC123224936 gene encoding 60S acidic ribosomal protein P2-1-like, translating into MKVVAAYLLAVLGGNTSPTASDLKHILGSVGADADDERIELLLSEVKGKDITELIASGREKLASVPSGGGGVAVAASAAGGGATAAAPAAEAKEEKKVEEKEESDDDMGFSLFD
- the LOC123226526 gene encoding histidine-containing phosphotransfer protein 1-like, encoding MVGVGQLPGNFLRLLHDQGILDHNFENVRRTQAQGNHLVLSEVLTMFIYHIDVSMTETTRLMTEPELDYETLADYLQMLQGKSASIGGCLMAAACREVRQAIDARDKARCLETFELVKQEYLTLKNILLLERCAMAYENWRDGAGGAA